A portion of the Malania oleifera isolate guangnan ecotype guangnan chromosome 3, ASM2987363v1, whole genome shotgun sequence genome contains these proteins:
- the LOC131150655 gene encoding protein arginine N-methyltransferase 1.5, with the protein MPLGEKSWDKSESRYSGVETDFHDDMPRLLAFNLATGGFDFVVSPLMDPTYRPSLAENETSGSGFLPFAGSDLVLSPSQWGSHVVGKVSSWIDLDSEDDVLRKDSEITLRQEIAWAAHLSLQACLLPTPKGASCANYARCVNQILQSLNNLQLWLRIPLEKYDDDNVGGDLEHLNGQSDSWEQWNSFRLLCEHHNHLSVALDIFSSLPSANSFGRWFGESVRAAIIHTDSFLTNARGYPCLSKRHQKLVTSFLNHSVQIVISGKLVHCLPEGSLDLDSNHTDNHVEGMQRHPLRPYLDYIAYLYQRMDPLPEQERFELGYRDFLQSPLQPLMDNLEAQTYETFEKDTVKYTQYQRAISKALLDRVPDEMASSIKTVLMVVGAGRGPLVRASLQAAEETGRKLKVYAVEKNPNAVVTLHSLVKLEGWENTVTVVSSDMRCWEADEKADILVSELLGSFGDNELSPECLDGAQRFLKEDGISIPSSYTSFVQPVTASKLYNDVKSHKDLVHFETAYVVKLHRVARLAPSQPVFTFTHPDYSAKKSNERYKKLQFEVPGDTGSAMVHGFAGYFDATLYKDVHLGIEPSMATPNMFSWFAIFFPLRTPVCIRPGSPLEVHFWRCCGATKVWYEWCVSSPSPSPIHNTNGRSHWVGL; encoded by the exons ATGGATCCTACGTATAGGCCTAGCTTAGCAGAAAATGAAACTAGCGGATCTGGTTTTTTGCCATTTGCTGGTTCTGATTTAGTTTTGAGTCCTTCTCAATGGGGCAGTCATGTTGTAG GAAAAGTTAGCTCTTGGATTGACCTGGATTCTGAGGATGATGTACTTCGCAAGGATTCTGAAATTACTCTGAGGCAAGAAATAGCTTGGGCAGCTCATCTCTCATTACAG GCATGTCTTCTTCCTACCCCGAAGGGAGCGTCTTGTGCTAATTATGCTAGATGTGTGAATCAGATTCTGCAGAGCTTAAACAACTTGCAG TTGTGGCTTAGGATTCCATTGGAGAAGTATGACGATGATAATGTGGGTGGGGATTTGGAGCATTTG AATGGACAGAGTGATTCTTGGGAGCAGTGGAATTCATTTCGTCTTCTCTGTGAACATCACAATCACCTTTCTGTTGCCCTTGATATTTT TAGTTCATTACCTTCAGCAAACTCATTTGGGCGCTGGTTTGGAGAGTCCGTCAGAGCAGCTATAATTCATACCGAT TCCTTTCTAACAAATGCACGGGGATATCCATGTCTGTCAAAGCGCCATCAGAAGCTAGTAACTTCTTTTTTGAACCATTCAGTACAG ATCGTGATCTCTGGAAAACTGGTACACTGTCTTCCTGAGGGAAGTTTGGATTTAGATTCAAATCACACTGATAATCACGTTGAGG GCATGCAGAGACACCCCTTGCGGCCATATTTGGACTATATTGCATATCTCTATCAGAGGATGGATCCACTTCCTGAGCAGGAGCGCTTTGAG CTTGGTTACAGGGACTTCTTACAGTCTCCTTTGCAA CCACTCATGGATAACCTAGAGGCACAAACGTACGAGACATTTGAAAAAGATACAGTGAAGTATACCCAG TACCAAAGGGCCATATCTAAAGCTTTGCTGGACAGAGTTCCTGATGAAATGGCGTCCTCAATAAAGACT gtTCTGATGGTTGTGGGAGCAGGGCGTGGGCCTCTTGTTAGAGCTTCATTGCAG GCAGCTGAGGAAACTGGACGGAAATTGAAAGTTTATGCCGTGGAGAAAAACCCAAATGCAGTAGTTACTCTTCAT AGCTTGGTTAAACTGGAGGGATGGGAAAACACTGTTACTGTAGTTTCTAGTGACATGCGTTGCTGGGAAGCTGATGAGAAAGCTGACATTTTG GTTAGTGAACTGCTGGGTTCTTTTGGTGATAACGAACTGTCTCCGGAGTGCCTTGATGGAGCTCAAAGATTTCTAAAGGAAGACGGGATTTCGATTCCATCATC GTACACAAGTTTCGTCCAACCGGTGACAGCATCAAAGCTATATAATGAT GTTAAGTCACATAAAGATCTCGTGCACTTTGAAACTGCTTATGTTGTCAAACTGCACAGGGTAGCAAGGCTTGCTCCTTCCCAGCCA GTCTTTACATTTACTCATCCAGACTACTCAGCTAAGAAAAGCAATGAGCGTTATAAAAAGCTGCAGTTTGAGGTACCTGGTGACACTGGGTCAGCCATGGTGCATG GATTTGCCGGCTACTTCGATGCTACACTTTACAAAGATGTACATCTGGGTATCGAACCTTCAATGGCAACCCCAAACATGTTCAGCTG GTTTGCAATTTTCTTCCCACTGAGGACACCAGTGTGTATCCGACCCGGCTCTCCTTTAGAAGTTCACTTCTGGCGGTGCTGTGGTGCTACAAAG GTTTGGTATGAATGGTGTGTCTCATCTCCCAGCCCATCACCCATACACAACACCAACGGTCGTTCGCATTGGGTTGGCCTGTAG